CTAATCATTTTACCGATTTAATTTATGTCTTCTTATAATTAAAAGGCTAATTAGTAGGACTACCCCTTCTTCCAATTACGGTTCACTATCAACATTGGAGAAAAGTGACAAAAGTTTAATCCTCATATAGTCAACCTGATTTTCGATGTAATCAACCATTCTCGACCAAATGTAGCAAAGTACAATTTGTACTTGTACAAATATGTCGATCAAAGATCAAAGAGTCATCGAGcatagtataaattaaaataatgtttAAAAATCGACAAGATCACAACATGATGAGATACGTCGCCCTGGTCAGAAAAATGATATACGCCTTTTGCCGAAAGTTTAATACCTAAGAAGTAGAAAAAACACATGATTTGAAAAACGATTCGAGAGCAACTGATGTTTTAATTCTCGTCATCAATCTCAACAATATAACTTCATCACGATTTAATACTTGTTCATTACTAAGTTATGGTTTTTCATTATTAGTTTAGACTTCTGCCGTATAGATATTTATAAAAACAGACTTCATACGGATTGTCAATGACTGGTTTAGTTGACAAAAGAGAAGATTATGCTGTTAAGTCGATGATTCAGCACACTCGACATATATGGTCCAATGAACAGAACATTATAATCGAGTTTCTCAAGATACATGGATCTATAGGTTGAACGGacaacatgtatatatatctgtGATACGCAAATATATATACGCGAATATATAGAAAACTGAAACATCATATGTTTTTACACGGATTAAAACCATTATAAAACTTACAAACTGTGTACGGTTATGTCGCGACAATTGTCTACATGTAGCATTCAGAATCCACAAGCGTCATTAAAGAGGCAAATGGCAAAATTACAGTTTCCTACATTCTCCTCTTTATATTCAAGCTATAGTCATTTCATgtataaacttttttaacaaaCTTTAGCTTATTTTGCACAAAATTCTAACATTTCTGATTTCATATATAGGTAGGATATAAATGGGTATTCAAACTAGTAACCTTCAAGCTGTAGAAATCTTTATTCCTTGTTGCACTTTACGTTTCTCAGACCTCATGAACAGACTTTGATGAACATGAATGAACAGCATCCGCAACTGTGACAAAAATCTTGTTCTCGCCAATCAAGTCAGGGAAATCCGCCGCATATAGCCTGTCTAGGACGAGGTGGCCGGGGTTTGCAAGAACAAGCTGCCAAGccaaaatagtttattaattagtCCTTGAGATGGCGTTACAAAACGTATGCAATTTATCCTTTGTACACAATTTCTTCACGCCTAAATGAAAAGCCTAACTTTTGTTTAGCTTATTTAGACTTAACATTTACAGGCAGGTGAGAAAATTTATAAAGTCAGTAAATTCACACTCATAACTATACAGAGCATATTTTGCGGTTGTGGCTTGGACACTTATAAACAGATATGTGTACATTTAGTAATTTTCTGTAATGGTTACATGGCCCTGAGTGCGTCATTCGGATGCATGAGATGATAGAATGACACACTTCGAACCATGTGTTAATAAATTGGAGAGAGTTTTACTAACCTGAACATCTCTCTTTTGCAAACTCCTGTGTAATTCTTCGAAGGCGTGGATTCCACTGGTGTCAATATCAGTAACAGCTGCAATTAGGCAACTATACATTAGGAGAAAAATTCAACCACACAAAATGTAAAGATAACCTCTAATTGTGGGAAAACTAGTTTCTTACGCGACATTTCAACGATCAAGAATTCAATCTTTGGTTGGTATGCTGCTTCTAGATTTTCTTCTTCCTCTGTGAGCCATCTCAATATCCTTCAATAGAgtgtttaatttataacttgaAAATCATCATCTGGTTCTTTATATAGTTCAAGATTCTTCATCATATTGacaatttgtgaaaaaaaatgtacCTTTCTTTGATGTAGTTGGAGTTGAAAAAGTAAACAGCAGAATCTATCCTTACAATGAGGACACCAGGGACTTTTGTCGCCTCTGGATACTGTCCAATGTTTCTGTAAACACTTGTCATCGGTATCTTTCCAAGAATCGCAGTTCTTGGCCGTGTAACTTGCAGAAGAATCTTGGCAAAAGATATTGCCACCTAGTTCAAAAAAAGTTGGATCacaatttaactaattaaaagttttaaagaaGATCAAAATGCATATATGGTTTGATCCTTACGGAAATTAAAAGACCAATCTCAACAGATCTGAAAACGACTCCAAGAAACGCTCCCATACAGGCCATAAAGTCAAGTTTGTCGATTTTCCAAATTAAAATTGCAGCATCAATATCGATTAGCCCAATGACAGCTGATATAATAATGGAAGTTAAAATTGCATTTGGGGTGTACTCAAAAAGAGGAGTTGAGAATTTTACAGTTAGTAATACTACAATCGACATCACAATGTTCGAAACCGCTGTCTGGCATCCTGCCATATAGTTTACAGAAGATCGCGAGAATGAACCTGGGAACAGCATAAGGCCATAAGCTATTACAAAGGCACGCAAATCATGCAGGATATAACTGTAAGTAATAAACTTTATGTAGATAATTTGAGAAATTCTGATTATATAAGTTTAGGATACAAGATGACCCACATATATAGGATAATCAGAATCATATTTACTACAGTATATCCAAGTTCCAACCCTGTACCCTGCCTCCACAAGATTAGGTATCACTGTTGCATTTTTACTACATCCGAATACTAGAAGCTTATCATCTGCGACTTAATTTAAAATGTAATGAgagataatcacttttttttattgtaatgcCAAACACCCCGGCCTTGATCAAAATTTTACATACCTGTTGCGACGTAGCATGATGTCATTGAGCCTACAATGTTCATAGCCCCGAGTGCTACCATTTCTTTATTTCCATCTACTTGATAATCTTTCATCGAAGCAAAAGTTCTTCCAATTGCAACTGCTTCCTAATAGATTAAAGGACAATTTTGTATGTGAAAACTAAACCTCATACGGCTCTTAAAGATTGTTTACAGGCTAGAAGTCTAGAACTTAACCGTTAGTGCAATCATGCCAGCCACAATGCCGATTCTTAATCCTTTTAGTAGATTTTCACCAGAAAAATAGATCTTGTCGAGTGAAGGTGGGTTAATTCTTTTCTCAATTTCTCCCACCTGTCAAAAGAGCTCCAGAtagtaaatttattaaataatcatAATGGTAAGAACCCACAACTGGGTACAACTGGGTTATTCTCAATCTGGGCGGGTCCAGACCCATTTAATGTTACTGGGCAGCCAATTAAATGAGAGGGAGGAGATTAATAGCAAGAAACCAGAAGGTCATGGGCCATGGGTGACTGTTAACATGGATAACGTTTGGCATTTAAATAAGAGGCTTAGTTATCATTTTGGGCAGTTCATATCTTTTTAGTCTATGTTGGTTCTTTGTAAGGAAATGTTGCGCCTCTTGAATCAGGCAGACTTATATGTCAAATCTATCATATTGCCAGGATTTCGAGGCAAAGATGGTGTAGGCCTA
The Erigeron canadensis isolate Cc75 chromosome 2, C_canadensis_v1, whole genome shotgun sequence DNA segment above includes these coding regions:
- the LOC122588886 gene encoding sulfate transporter 1.3-like; translation: MPDQDDKDLDMDTRSLTYSDGQNVTYIHKICVPPKQNLLKEFKNTVKETFFSDDPLRPFKNQPNRRKLVLGLQAIFPILEWGRSYNIKKFRSDLISGLTIASLCIPQDIGYSKLAKVDPQYALYSSFVPPLIYAFMGNSRDIAIGPVAVVSLLMGTLIGNEFDPRIQRDEYQRLVFTATFFAGITQATLGVLRLGFLIDFLSHATVVGFMGGAAITIALQQLKGFLGISTKNFTKETDIISELQSVFKSAQHGWNWQTIVIGASFLAFLLVAKYIHLLLVKQGKKNTKLFWVPAIAPLISVILSTFFVYITHASKDGVAIVGEIEKRINPPSLDKIYFSGENLLKGLRIGIVAGMIALTEAVAIGRTFASMKDYQVDGNKEMVALGAMNIVGSMTSCYVATGSFSRSSVNYMAGCQTAVSNIVMSIVVLLTVKFSTPLFEYTPNAILTSIIISAVIGLIDIDAAILIWKIDKLDFMACMGAFLGVVFRSVEIGLLISVAISFAKILLQVTRPRTAILGKIPMTSVYRNIGQYPEATKVPGVLIVRIDSAVYFFNSNYIKERILRWLTEEEENLEAAYQPKIEFLIVEMSPVTDIDTSGIHAFEELHRSLQKRDVQLVLANPGHLVLDRLYAADFPDLIGENKIFVTVADAVHSCSSKSVHEV